The sequence below is a genomic window from Parcubacteria group bacterium.
ATGGCTTTCCAAAAGCCGCTTCAGATTGAGCTATTTCATTTGTGTGATGAGTGCCTATGTGGTCTACGCCTCCGGTATGGATATCGAATGGCTGGCCGAGATATTTTGTAGATATGGCGGAACATTCAATATGCCAACCGGGAAATCCCAAACCCCAAGGAGAAGGCCAGCGCATACTATGATTTTTGTACCGACCAGCTAGTTTGAACCATAAGGCAAAATCCGCCGGATGTTTTTTTTCCGGATCTTCTACGACTTCTCCACGTGCTGCGGTAATTTTTTGAGAAAGAGGCTGACGTGAAAGTTTAGTATAATTTTTGAATTTAATAACGTCAAAATAAACGGCTTTTGAAGTTTCATAAGCGTATTTTTTACTAATTAATATATTTATTATTTTAATTTGATCAGCAACTGTTTTTGTGGCCTGAATTATATTTTCTGGTTTTTTTATATTTAGTTCTTTAGTATCTTTCAAAAAGGCAGCTGTATAAAATCTGGCAATTTCCCAAACCGATTTTTTTTCCTTTTGTGCCCCCTTTTCCATTTTATCTTCACCTGTGTCGGCGTCGGAAGTTAAATGGCCGACATCGGTTATGTTCATAACTCTTTTTACTTTATAACCGTTATATTCAAGAGTTTTTTGCAATACATCGGCAAAAACATAAGTTCTTAAATTACCAATATGCGCGTAATTGTAAACTGTCGGCCCACAAGTATATAGACCAACTTTTTTATCGCGAAGCGGTTTAAAAACCTGTTTTTTACGAGTAAGAGTATTGTAAAGTTTTATAGCCATTTTCTCGTTTTAAAATAAAGCCACATTCCTAGAACCGTAAGCATCGCAAAACCGACAATAATCCAAAAATCATATGGCAGATTTCTGATCGGATTAGTAACCATGTCAACTTGCAAAAGTGTAATTATAAGCATTGTCGGGAATGTTATGAAAGAAAGAATTGTGAATGTTTTTACAATCGCGTTTGTTTTATCGTTTAAAAGATTAGTATTTGTTGCCTCAAGCGCGTTTATCGTTTCCATATAATTATCAGCCTCGCTCCACGCCCGCTCGTAATCGCTTGTAAGATCGTTAAGATAAACCGCAAGGTCGCCAGATTCTAACCAAAAATTTTTACTCTTTTCTCCGAGTGAAATTAGTATTCGGTGCATTGGCTTGATGGCGATTCTAAAATCCAAAATATCTCTTTTGATGAAGGAAATCTCTTTAATCATATCGCGCTCTATATTTTTAAATATCCCGTCTTCAATGCGCTCTATGTTTTTTGCGATGTGAACCAGCTGGCGCGCCGCGAAACTTAATACGTCTTCTATTAAATAATACAAAAGATGACCGGAGGTTTTCCCGAAACAATCTTCTCGTATGCCGATCGCTTGGCATTTTTTTAAGAACGACCCAAGTGGTTCAATTGGTTCGTCGTGGACGGTAATGATATGGCTTTGGGTTATTAAAACATCAAGTTCCGTCGGTTTTGTGGTCCGATTTTTTTTGTTAAAAACGGGCACGTACATGACCAAGAAAAGATAGTCGGGGAATTGTTCAACTTTTTCTCTCGACGAGGCGGGGATTAATTCTTCTAAAGTTAATTTATGAAAATTAAAATTATTTTTAATCCATTCAATGTCTTCTTGGGTCGGTTTCTCAATATCAACCCAGGTCAAATTATTTTCGGTAATTTGTTTCATTTGATTTATTTAAATAATAACCCTTATATTTTAGCACAGATATTCCAAAAAAACATATCAGATAAAAAATTTGACTTTCATTTGGAAGAATTATATGATATAAACAATCTTTAACAATTAGTAGAATGTAAAGCCTATGGGGTAGCCATGATAACTGAAGCGACTTATTATTGCGAAACTTGCTTCGATAATTTTAAAGATTCTGCTAGGTGCGAAGCCCATGAAGCTAATTGCGAGAAATACGCAGTAGGTGACAGAGTAGAAGTTTTTTATCAAGACAATTGGATTAGCCAAGGCAAATGGTGGAGCGGGACAATTTCGCGTATTTCACTTGAATTTCCTAAGAAGCGTTTTGTGGAAGTTAGGACCGATGAACAGTTTGCCAAGGCTGATTTACCTCTATACACTGGTTATGACTGGGGTATTTGGGAGGACAGCGGCGACAAGAAACATCTTCGCCGACTGGTTGATCAGGAAGGTACCAAGCAATAAACCGGGTTGATGTTATATAAGGAGCAGATTTTTCAAACGGCTTTCGGCCGTTTTTCTTTTTTATTATAGCGGCCGCGAATATAAACTGTCGCATAAGAATCCTATAGGAAGTTTGTGCGACGAGCACGCATGATTTTGCGAAGCATTTACTTGCTTTCGCTGGCAAATGATGCGCTTGGCTGGTACATTTATTTGACTTTGTTAGTAAAATGTTATATTATATTCCCAATCTTTAACAATAAAATTGCCTAGAGGAGGCAAAAATGGATGAAATCAAAAACCATCCTTCAACGGTTGAGTTTGGGGAAAAAGAGTGCTGTGCTTTAAAAATCGCGGTTGAAAACGCAACTCATCGGGAATTTATTCGCGAATTCATTAAAAAAGCTGGGGAAAAAGAGCCGAAACACTCTTGGGCGATTTTGGCGGAAATCTTTACAAATACAATTAACCTTATTTTCATTCCTCGGGGAATTCATCGTGAATTCTACGCAACACTTGCTATTTTAGAGAGGGGACAACTTACGGAAGGTAATAAAGAACTTGCTTGCGGCCATACGGTTATAGAACATATTCAAGCTCTTGATAATATTTATTTTTTGATGGCATATCCTGCGGGAAATAATTAAGCGGCTAAACGCCGTTTTATTTTTTGCCAAATTACGTATAATAAATCGATCGATTAAAAACACGTAATTTGGCAATCTCTTGACAAGAGTGCCAGCCATCGTATACACTAGTATTTGTCATGGACTTAGATAGCAGACAGATATATATATTTGAAATTGTAGTTGCGGAGTTTATAAAAACGGCCCGGCCGGTCGGTTCGCGGTTTCTGGCTGAAAATTACGATTTAGAAGTAAGCTCCGCAACTATCAGAAATGATTTGGCTTTTTGGGAAGAGCTGGGGTTTCTTACTAAGCCGCATCCTTCCGGCGGGCGAATTCCGACTTCAAAGGGCTGGCATTATTTTACTCACGAAATTCATGAGCCAGATGAGTTTTCAATGGAAGAAATGGCGCGGCTTAATGCTTTAACGAATAAGCTGTTAAGCACTTCTCAAGAAATTATGTCGTGTGTTTCAAAAATGTTTCCCGAGGTCTCCGATGAATTTTTTAAGAAATTTTTAGTAGATAAATTATTTAACAATGAATATGAACGAAGAAAATAAAAATGAAATTGAAAATTTAAAAAAACAAGCCGAAGAATATTTAAATGGCTGGAAAAGGGCTAAGGCAGACTACCTTAACCTTAAAAAAGAAATGGAGTCGCAAGGTATAGAGATTAAAGATTGGATGTCAAAGATAATGCTGTTACCGCTTCTTGGAATTATGGATGGTTTTGATAAAGCATTTGCCAATATTCCAGAAAGTATTGCGACCGACGGCTGGATTAAAGGAATAGAAGGTATTAAAAAACAACTTGAAGATTATCTTAAATCGCAAGGAGTTGAAGCGATGGCGGCAAAAGGTGAAAAGTTTGATCCGATAAAACACGAGGCGGTGGAATCAGTAGAGGGAGGCGAGTCTCAAATTGTCGCGGAAGAATTACAAAAAGGTTATCTCAAAAATGGCGAAGTTTTGCGTCCGGCAAAAGTAAAAGTATATAAATAATTTAAAATTTAGAAATTAAAATTTAAAATTTATAAATATATGACAAAGATTTTAGGAATTGACTTAGGCACCACCAATTCGGCAATGGCGATTACCGAAGGCGGCACTCCAAAGATAATTGAAAACAAAGAGGGCAACAGAACGACGCCCTCTATAGTTGCTGTATCAAAAGGCAACGAACGGCTAGCCGGTCTTTTGGCCAAGCGGCAGGCAGTAGTTAATCCGGAAAATACTCTTTTTTCCATAAAGCGTCTTATCGGCCGCCGGTGGGATGATCCGGAAATTTTACGCGACCAAAAATGGCTGCCATATCAGATTAGAAAATCCGAATCAGGGGGTGTTGAAATTAAAATGGCGGATAAATGGTATCGGCCTGAAGAAATTTCAGCACTGGTATTGCAGAAGTTAAAAGCGGATGCTGAAGAAAAACTCGGAGAAAAAATTACCGAAGCAATTATTACGGTTCCGGCTTATTTTGATGATTCCCAAAGACAAGCGACAAAAAACGCCGGCGAAATCGCAGGTTTAAAAGTTTTAAGAATTATCAACGAACCGACGGCGGCGGCTTTAGCTTACGGTTTGGATAAAAAGAAATCAGAGCAAATTGTAGTTTATGATTTTGGTGGCGGCACATTTGATGTTTCGGTTTTAGAAATTGGCGATGATACGATTGAAGTTAAATCAACCGGCGGCGATACGCATCTTGGGGGCGACGATTTTGACCAGCGTATTACTAATTATCTCGCGGATCTATTTAAAAAAGAACAAGGGATTGATTTATCAAAAGACGCCATGGCTCTTTCGCGCCTTAAAGAAGGTGCCGAGAAAGCCAAACACGAACTTTCCACGGTTTTAGAGACTGAAATAAACCTTCCGTTCATTACTTCAGATGCTTCCGGACCCAAACATTTCATAACCAAAATGACTCGCGCTAAACTGGAAGAATTGGTTCATGATTTTATTGCCGCATCTATTGAGCTCACAAAACAAACGGTTAAAGAAGCAAAGTTTGCCCTAACCGATGTGGATGAGGTTGTTCTTGTCGGCGGCCAAACCAGAATGCCGGCGATAGTTGAAGCGGTAAAAAATCTTTTTGGCAAAGAACCGCATAAGGGTATTAATCCCGACGAAGTTGTTGCTCTTGGCGCGGCGGTTCAGGGCGGCGTTATGGCCGGCGATGTCCGCGATATTCTGCTTTTGGATGTTACGCCTTTGACTCTCGGCATTGAAACTTTGGGCGGCGTTGCTACTCCTATGATTTCTAAAAATACGACTGTTCCGACGGCAAAAACCCAGACATTTTCAACGGCAGCCGACAATCAACCGCAGGTAGAAATTCATATTCTACAGGGCGAACGGCCAATGTCGACCGATAATAAAACGCTCGGCAAGTTTATTTTAGACGGCATTCTTCCTGCGCCTCGGGGCGTTCCTCAAATTGAAGTTACTTTTGATATTGACGCCAATGGTATTTTGAATGTTTCCGCGATTGATAAAGCAACCAATAAAAAACAGGCGATTACTATTACCGCTTCCACAAGCTTATCCAAAGAAGAAATTGAGAAAATGAAAAAAGAAGCCGAAGTGAATGCGGTCGAAGATGCGAAGAAAAAAGAAACGATAGAAATTAAAAATTCCGCCGAATCAATGGTATATATGTCCGAAAAGGCCTTAAAAGATGCTGGTGAAAAAATAAAACCGGAAGATAAAAAGACAATTGAAGAAAGGATTGAGGCTCTTAAAAAAATAAAAGATGGCGCCGATGTTGAAGCGATTAAAAAAGCGTCAACTGAACTTTCAACTGAAATCCAAAAAATCGGCGAGGCATTATACAAAAAAGATGAAGCTTCAAAAGAAGAAACAAAACCAGAAGAGAGTAAGGAAGAACCCTCCTCCGCCCCGCAAAGCGGGGCTACGGAGGGCGCCGCCGAAGGCGAGCCTCGCCCCGAAGGGCGGGAGGGAAAATAAAATAAATGGCAAAAGATTATTACGAAATTTTAGGAGTGCAAAAGAGCGCGTCTGATGATGAAATTAAGCGCGCTTACAGAAAATTGGCGCACCAATATCATCCCGACAAAAATAAAGGTGACGATAAAAAATTCAAAGAAATAAATGAGGCATATCAGATTTTAGGAAACCGTGATAAGCGAAAACAATACGACAGATTCGGGAGTTCTTTTGAGAATCAGGGATTTTCAAGTAGGGAAGGTTTTGGCGATTTTGGCGGTCTGTCGGATATTTTGGAAGAATTGTTTGGCTTTGGCCGCCGAAGCCACGCGGAGCGGGGCGAAGGCGGCTTTGGTTTTGATTTTGGTAGGGGAGGAGGGTTTGGCCGCCAATGGTCAACCGTGCAGACGACTTTAGTTATTGATTTTGTAACCGCCGTATTGGGAGGAGATGTTGAAGTTTCCGTAAGAGGCGAAAGAATAAGACTTAAAATTCCTTCCGGCATTCAAAATAACGAAGCCCTGGTGCATCACGGTAAAAACGGTGATATAATTTTTATTATCAACATTAAAATGCCTAAACATATTTCTAAAAAAGCAAAAGAGCTTCTTGAAGAATTAAGAAATGAGGTGGATTAAAAATCAAAAATGAGTTATGGAATATATAAATGTATTAAGAGAAACAACTAACTCGTTTTTATCTGATCCCACTTGGGATATTTTGCTTTTATTATTTTTTTTCGCGACTGTTTTTATTTATGGTCTTGTTGTTGGACGAAATAGAATAATTGTGTTATTATTAGCTTCTTATCCTGCCGCCCTCATCAATAGTCATGTGCCTTTTTACGGGAGATTTTTAAATAATCTAAATATTTATCAGGGTCTGTTTATTAGAGCTTTTAGTTTTTTTATTTTAACTTTTTTTATTTTCTGGATTTTAAGTAATCTGGGATTTTCAAGAAAAGAAATAAATAAAAAAACCGGTCAAATTTTATTTTTAAGTTTTCTTAATGTCGGACTTTGGGCTAGTATAATTTTTGGTTATGCCCTGGATTTAAATACAGAGGCTTTAAAATTAGCTCCACTGACAAAATTACTTTTTGGTTTTGATACGGCGCAGTTTATTTGGTTTATCATCCCTATTTTTGTTTTATATTGGTTAGAAAGAAAATAAAATATGAACGCCTTTGTGTATATCTTAAGGGGTCAAAGTGGAAAATTTTATGTAGATTGAGAAAATAGTAGAAGATGGAAAGATTAACATGCGCCCTTAGCTCAGCCCGGTAGAGCAACTCCCTTTTAAGGAGATGGTCGAAGGTTCAAATCCTTCAGGGCGCACAGCAACTCCGACGTTCTGGTTTACGCCAGAAGTCGGAGTTCCGACCTCCAAAGCATTGGAGCGTCGGAATTGACCCAGGTCCGATTCCTGGTGGGGGCATAAGCGTTTTGATGTGGATAAACTCCCGTCTACGGCGGGAGTTTATCGTGGTATAATTTAATTATGATAAAAACGATAAAATGGCAATTTGTTATAATTTTTATAGTTTTTTTGTCCCTGAATACCACCTCTTATGCCGCTACCGGAACCCCGACAATTTTTAGTTATCAGGGGCGACTGACTAATGCCGCCGGCGCTTTGCAAACCGGTACTTTTTATTTTAAATTTTCCATATGGGACGTGGCTACGGGGGGAACTGCCGGAACCAATCGTCTTTGGCCATCGGGCGGTCCCGCTGAAGTTTCAGCTACGGTTACGTCCGGAGTGTTTAACGTGAATATAGGCGACACGGATAATGGATATCCGGATTCTTTAGATTATAATTTTAATACCAATAAAGATATTTATCTTCAGGTTGAGGCTTCTTCTTCAAGTGGTAGCGGTTTTGAAACTCTTGACCCAAGACAGCGAATTTCTTCCGCTGTTTTCGCCCGGCTTGCCGCGGCAGTAAGCGGAACGGGTCAATCATCTTTTGGCACCACAACCCCAAGTTCGGGAGCCATCGTTACTGTCGCGGCTACTACCACTTCCGCCATTCCTCTTTTCATACGCGGCGCGCTGGGGCAGGTGGCAAATTTATTTAGAATTGAAAATTCAATTTCAGACCTTTTGTTTTCTATTGATTACTCCGGCGGTATTTTTTCCGCTTCAACCACCGCAATCCTTGGTAATGTCGGCGTTGGTACAACAACTCTGACCAGGAAATTTAATGTTTTTAGCGCGGATAGCGTTCCGCAGTTTAGGTTGAACCAGTCAAATTCCAACTACGGCGAGTTTCAAGCCGATTCTTCTGGTGACATTAAAATTTCTTCAACCGGCGGAAATATTAGGGGAGATAATGAAAATTTGTGGATCTGCGAGGGTGCGGGTTGTGGCGCAGATGATCCGGCGGATAAGGGAAATGTAATAGTGGAAACGAAAGTTATTTTTAATAATAACTTTAAACTTGGATACACCAGCGCCACAACAACAACCATGTATAATTCAACAGGGACTCCAATACTGATATTTGACCAGGAGCAATGATGACGCGCCCCCCCCATGTCTTTTCTTGAAGAACTAAAAATATTCATAAAAAATATTTTTTATTGGATTCTGTCCTTTATCGGTTTTTCTTTTTTCTTTTTCGCTTTTGGTTTAAAAAAAGCGGCGATTTTCGGGCAAAATTATTTTCTGCCGCTGCCGACCGAAAATTCTTTTTCCGCGCAAGTTTTTAAAAAAATCAGGCACGATCTTCTTCCGCCGGACGTTGCTCTTATCGCCACCAATCCAATGAGCGCTTTTATATCCCAGATAACGCTTTCTCTGTTATTAGGTTTTTTGGTAACCGTTCCCTTTTTTCTTTATAAAATTATTATGTATCTCCGGCCCGCCCTTCTTTTTCGCGAAAGAAGGGCGGTAATGTTGTCTTTGCTGCCTTTTGTTTTTTTATTTTTTTCCGGTTCCGCGTTCGCTTATTTTTTTCTGATCCCGACCACCTTTAAAACGCTTTATCCGTACACCGCGGCTATCGGCGCGATTCCATTTTTTTCAATAAACGAATTTATGTATTATGTTTTCGGCCTTACTATT
It includes:
- a CDS encoding cysteine--tRNA ligase, encoding MAIKLYNTLTRKKQVFKPLRDKKVGLYTCGPTVYNYAHIGNLRTYVFADVLQKTLEYNGYKVKRVMNITDVGHLTSDADTGEDKMEKGAQKEKKSVWEIARFYTAAFLKDTKELNIKKPENIIQATKTVADQIKIINILISKKYAYETSKAVYFDVIKFKNYTKLSRQPLSQKITAARGEVVEDPEKKHPADFALWFKLAGRYKNHSMRWPSPWGLGFPGWHIECSAISTKYLGQPFDIHTGGVDHIGTHHTNEIAQSEAAFGKPLARFWLHGEFLIIDQSKMAKSEGNFITLDTLKKHGFNPLAFRYLVLTAHYRSKLNFTWESLEAAKNALNKLKEAILNIKKTSEAKSSSEAKLLLLKKFKNYINNDLETPRALALLWEIVKSQKLDPKTKYALIIDFDKVLGLNLIKMKTEKIPMEILKLIKDREKSRKEKNFAKADELRKKAENLGWMIEDTEKGPKLKRR
- a CDS encoding magnesium transporter CorA family protein, whose product is MKQITENNLTWVDIEKPTQEDIEWIKNNFNFHKLTLEELIPASSREKVEQFPDYLFLVMYVPVFNKKNRTTKPTELDVLITQSHIITVHDEPIEPLGSFLKKCQAIGIREDCFGKTSGHLLYYLIEDVLSFAARQLVHIAKNIERIEDGIFKNIERDMIKEISFIKRDILDFRIAIKPMHRILISLGEKSKNFWLESGDLAVYLNDLTSDYERAWSEADNYMETINALEATNTNLLNDKTNAIVKTFTILSFITFPTMLIITLLQVDMVTNPIRNLPYDFWIIVGFAMLTVLGMWLYFKTRKWL
- a CDS encoding nucleotide exchange factor GrpE, whose protein sequence is MNEENKNEIENLKKQAEEYLNGWKRAKADYLNLKKEMESQGIEIKDWMSKIMLLPLLGIMDGFDKAFANIPESIATDGWIKGIEGIKKQLEDYLKSQGVEAMAAKGEKFDPIKHEAVESVEGGESQIVAEELQKGYLKNGEVLRPAKVKVYK
- the dnaK gene encoding molecular chaperone DnaK gives rise to the protein MTKILGIDLGTTNSAMAITEGGTPKIIENKEGNRTTPSIVAVSKGNERLAGLLAKRQAVVNPENTLFSIKRLIGRRWDDPEILRDQKWLPYQIRKSESGGVEIKMADKWYRPEEISALVLQKLKADAEEKLGEKITEAIITVPAYFDDSQRQATKNAGEIAGLKVLRIINEPTAAALAYGLDKKKSEQIVVYDFGGGTFDVSVLEIGDDTIEVKSTGGDTHLGGDDFDQRITNYLADLFKKEQGIDLSKDAMALSRLKEGAEKAKHELSTVLETEINLPFITSDASGPKHFITKMTRAKLEELVHDFIAASIELTKQTVKEAKFALTDVDEVVLVGGQTRMPAIVEAVKNLFGKEPHKGINPDEVVALGAAVQGGVMAGDVRDILLLDVTPLTLGIETLGGVATPMISKNTTVPTAKTQTFSTAADNQPQVEIHILQGERPMSTDNKTLGKFILDGILPAPRGVPQIEVTFDIDANGILNVSAIDKATNKKQAITITASTSLSKEEIEKMKKEAEVNAVEDAKKKETIEIKNSAESMVYMSEKALKDAGEKIKPEDKKTIEERIEALKKIKDGADVEAIKKASTELSTEIQKIGEALYKKDEASKEETKPEESKEEPSSAPQSGATEGAAEGEPRPEGREGK
- a CDS encoding DnaJ domain-containing protein; translation: MAKDYYEILGVQKSASDDEIKRAYRKLAHQYHPDKNKGDDKKFKEINEAYQILGNRDKRKQYDRFGSSFENQGFSSREGFGDFGGLSDILEELFGFGRRSHAERGEGGFGFDFGRGGGFGRQWSTVQTTLVIDFVTAVLGGDVEVSVRGERIRLKIPSGIQNNEALVHHGKNGDIIFIINIKMPKHISKKAKELLEELRNEVD
- a CDS encoding twin-arginine translocase subunit TatC; protein product: MSFLEELKIFIKNIFYWILSFIGFSFFFFAFGLKKAAIFGQNYFLPLPTENSFSAQVFKKIRHDLLPPDVALIATNPMSAFISQITLSLLLGFLVTVPFFLYKIIMYLRPALLFRERRAVMLSLLPFVFLFFSGSAFAYFFLIPTTFKTLYPYTAAIGAIPFFSINEFMYYVFGLTIATGTMFLLPLFMVLLSILGIIPAWVWKKNWRYANFLFLVLAAIITPDGTGITMILLFIPLSFLYFIGSFFAVKLSNRHATIKKVENL